The DNA region CCTATTTTTCCAAGATTATATTCCAGACCGTTATATTTTGCTTCTATGTATGAACATAGGAAGTAGTTTGGAGACTAGCGCAACGAGCAGTGAGTTATCCAACATGACGATGATAATCGTGAGTTGATTTACGTAGACATATTTATTTTACCTACTTATTTTATTTCAAGATCAAAGTGTTTcgaatttcgaatgaaaatattcatgGCAAGAAATAAACCAAATGCCATTAActaaggaaatcattgaaatgaaTGCATCATATTCGTCTTCTTGTGCATTAGTAGTATAGCCAACAACTTATTGTTGGCTTGACAAGCTGGTATCGAAGGATGATGGTAACTCTTTTTTTGATCATGTATTGGATTCTTAATTCACTATACTGtggattttcaatgaattttcattttgagaACAATCACTAATTAAACTCCATATATACCTACACACATATCTGCCAAGCTTGAcgatataataaataaatttatattcaaataaGGTTTTCGTAACCCAGCAATATTTACATTTTTAATGAGCGAATAGAGCTTGGAATCAGTTTTAAAGGAGCACAAAATAGGATCATTAAATTTCACGCCTTAGTGATTCTAAATCTTGTATGCAtttaaattgcaattttctgcATTCTTCTACTGAACAGGTGTTGACTTTTTCAACAGAAATGGATTTCAGTCTTCCCTGACTGTCACAGCATAGGTATATAAATATAGGTACTTTCCGGAGTCATCTCTGCGGATATACTCCATCGTGCAGACAGGTACAAAATACAGTTCAGCccactctatggaaaaaaattttcatgaggGGATGGACTGATTGCAACGAGGTCCTACGAACCCCAAACCAGTCTCTGTCGAAATCAAACAGACGTCAGTGCACCAATTAGGACCTTCAAGCACAATAAGCCCATTTGGTGTACACCATGAATCTCTATCAGTAACAGTTACCTAGTGGGATTCGTGAAAGCAGAAGCTGGGTCCTACTGGGTACCCCTCTACGCATTAGCATCCTCCACCATCTGAGAGCCCTCGCGTGGCCTCTAAACAGTATCACGTCCTTCCCCAGCTCTGAGAGCTATCTTCATAGCCACCTCCGCAACGGTGAGTTGTGGAGGAGGTTATCCTAGCAGACACTCAATTGCTTATGTAGGGGAAGATTTCAAAGTACCCTTATTACTTAATTAGTATTTTCTGTGGCACTAAGTCATAATTGTGAGGCTACAGTTCTCTTTCATGGAAGTCCCCGCACTAGAGATGCCTAGATTAGGCCTCTGCACTACAGTATACCTACAGTGCATAATGTGTGGTTTGAAGCAGTGGCCGAGTAGACCAAAAGATCTATGTGTGATCTATGTCTCAATGTGTTTTTTCCGCAGTATTTTGCTCTCTGATATCCCATCAAGACATTGCGCTTGCTGAGATATAGTGAGCTCAAGTTCAAAATAAATAGAAAGCAGTATGTTTTGAAGACTtgttataataaaaaaacatctcTCTTTTCAAAGATTGACCGAGAGTTTGTTTCCTATGTTCAACGAAAAAGCCAAAACTTCTATGAAAAATGTGACATAGTGAAAAAAAGCTGCCAACATACAATATTGTGGAATCAAATTTGCCTGATCTTTCTTTCGAATTCCTGAAAAAGTCTGTGCATTAACCGTTTTTTGCTATGGTTTCTCTATATAGTCGTTGTCCGAATTTTTTTTAACCGAGAAATCGTTCGCCAGATGTTTTTTGCTCTAACCTTCACAAAAATAGATCGTATCCTATATATATTAGGCATATTACGAATATAAGTTTTTCCTTAGGTGAGCCAAGCAGGATGACCTAGTTCAGTAGGTGTTTGGTTATTGCTCTTGTTTCGAAGTCAAACAAACTCCAAAGAGCTTCTAAATGGGCTCGTCCCATTTTGTTATACTGGCAATGAATTCCACTGAGAagctcattttcattttcaggtgTCAACTCTGATAGCCACATTGGTAGGTAAATGCCTTTGTGACTGCTATGGAGAGGTTGGTGGAGTTCATCATATCAATGATTGCAGCGGAACTTTTTATGCTAGTAGTGGAGGTACTTACTATTTCACTAATGGCCCAAAGAAATTTGTTGCTGGAAGTGGAGGTTATTACTATGGAGATGCTGGTGGAGATGAATTCATTGCAGGTAAAGGaggttattattatttgggttCTGCAAAAGGAAAGCACCAAAGAGGAGAAGGAGTCGTTAAAGGTGGTTCTGGAGGATATTACGATTTGCCTCATGGCTATGGAACGGTAGTAGGAGCTAGTGGTGGTATGTACTATGGAGAAGCTGGCGGAAGAGGATTGGTTGATAGTACTGGAGGAACTTTCTCTGTAAATAAGTGAGTGTCTGGCAAGAATATCATAGTTCTGCTTTTGAATATGAATGTGTAAGCATCTTTCAAATATGTTATACGTACAGAGTGTTCCCAAAAACCTTTCTGATTGTAAAAAACTTAAAATAAAAGTTTAAATTTGAAGTCTACCACTAATTGAATAATACACAAACAACCGTTTTCGGGACTTTCCAAAAATATGGGGTCAATGAATTCAAATGTGATACTGAAGTTCAGTTCACGTTCAATGTCTTTCAGATATAAGAAGAGAAAAGCCACAAAGTATTTCAGGAAGTACGCAAAATATCCTTAATTGCCTATAATTTTCCGTTTTATATTCAAAAGTCGAAAATTAGGTTCTATTGGCAAAATAATAAGGTAATCCTTCAGAAACAAGTGCTCAGAAAtgattagtaaaaaaaaattctaaaacaGAGTAACTCCAAGTAAAATGGACAGGGTGTCCCTGATAAGATAGAACATTTTAATgggagatagagaacacctagaGGATCACGAAAAACCCTAGATGTAGTATCTAGGTGTTCTAGATTCtgatctacagggtgtttttcaaatttgaagggAAATCGAAACCAACCTGAACGATTTATCCGATATTTGGAATGAAGGTAGCTAACTGGTTGTTTGTTCAAGACAACTCGAACTTGAAAACGCAAAATCGAAGTTTGCACAACCCAAATTAATCAACAATGTTCGTCGCAAGTTTAAGGGAAGGTTCAGGAATTGTTATTTCAGGACATCTGTCCTGTTGAAGTCGCAAGCAGAGCAGTAAACTATACTGGATATTTTTTTTAGTTCTGTCTGTGCTTGACAGAACTCAATTCTCCATACGTTCACATTAGGGAAAAgtaaatttggagaaaattacCATGTGCTTTCGTCTCGGTACgtatatttattaatttttattttttttacatattccaatTCTATATTTCTTCTGATTCAGAACAGAATATATAACATACATTTTGTCCAGTTTTTCttccaaaaaaactgaaaaactagttcggtcaagttggcagatCAACTTAATTTCTCTATGTTATATCAGATTATAAAATACtatgaagatcactttcattccagatatttgaaaagaagaaagtaCCACACACTTTTtaaacaccttcacaaataaaGGCGGCTGTGTTAGTACTAGTGGTACTTAATATGAACAAGTAGTCATGGGAATTCTCGTTATATTCTCATTTTTCGAATATGTTCTCAAATATCCGAAATGAAAGTAatcttcaaagtctctcataAACTGACACAATACAGAAGTATAAAGTTCATCATCATATTAGCTTTAAAGAAAAACAATAATAGATACGACGTATGTTATACATATATGGTATTCTGAATCAGacaaaaatatgggactgggaTATATAGAAAATAACATGGAGTTTATATTTACACGAAGTTGAAAGTTACTGCTAAAAGTGGCAGACTGAAAAAAGTTATCTCTGGCTACACCACTGCATTTTACATAAAAAGAGTGTTATATTTtcttttcgatatcactgaaactttacaAAATACAGGCACCAACTCAAATAGCCGAGGTCGGAAACATTCCATCAATTCTTCCCAGGCTCTAATGGTTACAGAGATTCCATTCCATCGCATCGAATTTTGCCAACCCTTTATATCACATACGACTAAGTGAAGAAATCGACTATAGCTTGGATACAATGGGTACTAGGTACttgtgaaaaaattatgaatcatCTTTTATCAATAATTAATGAACACATGGAGGTTGTAAGTATGTACATTATATTATGATAATGATGTTAATTATTTCTACAgataatttgttttcaatcaaaattaaGAAACTGATGTGAGATTACATACACTCAGACCGAGAGGACACTCAAACGCATAcctatttatcatttttttgatcAAGTGTTTCTGAATCCATACTTTCCATTGAAAAACACGATTACGAAACTTTATATGCTAGGGTGATGAGGTTAGAGATGTGTTATCTTAAAAAGCTATAAAGGATCGCGTGATTTTCCTGGATACTAACACCCAGATGAGAATTGAAATCCATTTTCTTCCCAAAAATGTGAATTGTAGACATTTTCTTAATCTTACAGTTTCCTTAGTTTCCATAGTTATTCACTTATATAATTCTCTTTCCAGTTGATTCCggaatttatgaaatattcattaattatatattttattcaagaatgattgacatatCTGTTGGTTATGGAAAATTGCAGTTAAATGCGGGTAATAGcttataagattttgtgtttCGGAATTCAGGTTAGTATTGTAAATATAGACCCATTATATGTGAATGCATatatgcactgaccgacgataatttaaattttatactgctatttatgttcttaatttgaTCCTACGATTTGGAAACAATAGTAGgtacttatttattttatttatttatttatttattagaaaTAAGGAATACAACGGACTATTTGAAGTCCACTACTGTATCCAcatgtacataaattgaggcATAATATCATATatataatgaataaaagaaaaacaactcaattaAACTCGATCCAAAAATGAAACATCAAGAAAgagagagaagaaaaaaaatagcatagtacaaaaaaaaaacatatatataATTAAAGAAAACAAGAAACGATACATTCATCGAACTATTGTAATGAATAATGATTTTTCAAGGATTTCTTTAACTGTTTAGATTCAttggaaaataaattgaaatgatcATTCACACCGTTACACAAATGAGTCATTCTCTGAAGTGACGAATTCTGTGCGCATCTGGTATTTCGAAACTTGAGATGGACAATATCTGGACGTCTCCTATCGGGTGCATTAATATCCATTTGACGCAAAAGGTTACTATCATGAAGCTCGAAGTTAAGGAGTTTGACGAAGAATAAGATGTCATTAACCTTCCTGCGATCCTCAAGACTGatcatgttgaaaaatttgagcCTGATATTACAATTTTCAGTATTTCGAGGACAAGGCGAAAAGTACATTTAAAGCTTGGAAATCTGAGAAACCTTTTCTGAACATTTTCAATGCGATCAATGTATGTCAAATAGTGAGGTCACCATACAGTTGAAGCGAAGTTTAATTTGGAGAAAATGAAGGAGTAGTAAAGAGTTTTTAGAGTAGTCAAATCACCAAATGGGCGACATTGACCAATCAAGTACCCAAGCAGTCATTAGAGGAATTGACTACTGCCTCCACCTGAACGTCACAAATCAGTTTAGAGTCGAAAATTACCCCAAGATCTCTAACTTggctattatattatattatattatattatatgatattatattatattatattatattatattatattatattatattatattatattatat from Coccinella septempunctata chromosome 1, icCocSept1.1, whole genome shotgun sequence includes:
- the LOC123311833 gene encoding keratin, type I cytoskeletal 9-like isoform X1, which codes for MNIGSSLETSATSSELSNMTMIIVSTLIATLVGKCLCDCYGEVGGVHHINDCSGTFYASSGGTYYFTNGPKKFVAGSGGYYYGDAGGDEFIAGKGGYYYLGSAKGKHQRGEGVVKGGSGGYYDLPHGYGTVVGASGGMYYGEAGGRGLVDSTGGTFSVNK
- the LOC123311833 gene encoding keratin, type I cytoskeletal 9-like isoform X3, translating into MEVSTNMLVVSTLIATLVGKCLCDCYGEVGGVHHINDCSGTFYASSGGTYYFTNGPKKFVAGSGGYYYGDAGGDEFIAGKGGYYYLGSAKGKHQRGEGVVKGGSGGYYDLPHGYGTVVGASGGMYYGEAGGRGLVDSTGGTFSVNK